From Abyssibius alkaniclasticus:
CGCCGCCTGCATGGGCGACAGCCCGTAATGGTCGTTTTGCGGATGGAAGGATTTCACATGCAGAACCGGCGCAAAGCCGGCGCGCAAATCAAACCGGTGCTTCTTGGCGCCCACCGCATACTCATAGGCGACCGGCCAGCCATCCGGCCCCGGCACCACCTGCATCCGGTCGGAACGCAGCACATAAAGCTCGGCAGGCGTGCCGTCGCTTTCATCCATCGCCGCTTCAAGATAGCCATCGCCGGTCAGCAAAAGCTGCCCGTAAAGATTCTCCAGAAGCTCGGCCAGCCCCTGCCCCGGATTGGGCCGCTGCATCAGCGCCATCAGCGGGTGCATCTCATAGCGCCGCTCGGCATCCTGCACGATGATGGGCACAGCGGCGGCGGCCTCGGCGATCAGCTTCACACAGCGAAACCCCACCGGGTTCCCGGCGAATCCGTTGCGCGTCAGGCTGGCGGAATCACGCGGCGACCAGGCCACCCGCCCGCCGCCCTGAAAGGCGATCAGCGGCGCGGCGGCCGAGGCTTTCTGCGCGTCCGGCACAGCGGTTTTGGCCCCTCGAAAGAGTTGCAATACCATAGGGTAAGCTCCTGTTAATTCTGAAATTTCGGCGTTAGAGGCTGCGCACGCGGGCGCAGCGGAAACTGTCGCTTGGCGCAAGGATCAGTTCATTGATCGCCCAAACCAGCGCATCCACGCGGTCCGGGCTGCCCTGCCCGGTAAAGCCCTGCTGGCACATCTGCACCATCTGCCCTTCGAGCCTGGAAAGCAGCCCCCGATGCACCATGCGCCCCTGCTCATACAGCGCGGCCACAGGCTCGGCCCGGGCCACCTTGCCCCGGCTGGCGCGCACCGCGCGGTAAGGCAGGCTCGGGTCAATCTGGCGCAGCATCTGCTCCACCAAATCCCCGCCCTGGTTCACTTCGGCAATCAGGCGGTCGGCCTTGTGACGATGGAAAGCCTCCACCGCCGCCTTGGCCCAGGCCTGCGGGCTGGCCCCTTCAATGCTGGCATCCTCCAGCACAATCCCGCGCCAGGTTTGCGGTGGCCCGTCCATCTGCACACCGGCCACGATAATCCCGCATTCGTCACTGCCCGCATGGCCGGTTACCGGCGGGTCAACCGCCACGACAATCCGGTCGGGCTTGAAGGCGGGGGCCGCATGGGCGGCTTCAATATCGCCATGCCGCCACAAGGCGCCCGGCTCATCGACCAGCAACTCGCCCTCCAGTTCCTGCCGCGCCAGCCGCGTATTGGCATAGCGCGCGCTGACCTCCTCCAAAAACACCTTGGCCAGGTTCATCCGGTTGGCCGAGGTCGGCGCCCGGCTCACCACCGTGCTTGGGGCGGCCAGAAGCTGGGTCAGCACCGGGCGATTGCGCGGCGTTGTCGTCACCACGGCGCGCGGATAATCGCCCAGCCGCAGCGCCAGCTTCAGCATATCCCAGGCCTCGACGCCCTTCTTCCACTTGGCCAACTCGTCACACCAGGCCGCATCGAATTGCGGGCCACGCAGCCGTTCGGGTGAATTGGCGGAATAGATCTGCGCTTCGGCCCCATTCGGCCATTGCAGTATCTGGCGCGATGCAATCCATTGCGGGCGGCGGTCGGGCGGGCAGCAGGCCAAAAGCCCGCTCTCGCCGAACACCATCACCTCACGCGCCTGTTCCAAAGTCTCCGCCACCAGCGCGATGCGCCGGCATGTGCCGCGCGCGGTCGGGGTTGCACCCTCGACCTGCGCGCGCACCCATTCGGCACCTGCGCGGGTTTTCCCCGCGCCGCGCCCGCCCAGTATCACCCAACTGCTCCATTTCCCCTGCGGGGGCAGCTGGTGCCCTGCCACGGCCCAGAACTCGAACAGCCACGGCAGGGCGAGCAGCGCATTCGGGCTCAATCCGTCAAGAAACCGCATCCGCGCTTCCACCGTCATCCCAACGAGCAAGTCGCTCAAGGATTTCGGCGCGCGCTGCGGCAAGGTCAAGTGTGACCCCGCCGCCTTTGGCCTGTTCTGGTTCGATCCGCCCGTCAAGATCACGCTCCAAATCCAACAGCTTTTCCAGCGTCTTGTAATGGTTTGTCAGCGCCGTAAGATGGCCTCTGGCATTCCCAAGTTCGCCGGGGTCTTTTGCGTCAAGCGCATCAAGATATGCTGTCAATGTTTTCGACCAGCGCTCATACATACGCTGCGCATCGCGCAAGCGTCGCATCCCCTTGGCAGGTCGACGTTTTGGTTTTTCTGTCATTGATAAGCTTTCGTCTGCTCCGCACGAGCAGAAACGGAAAAAGCGGCCCCGTTTTCACGATGCCGCCTGCCCATTTCTTCCAGCTTGCCCAAACCTATACCTAAGAGCGTTCGCAAAGTCAACAACTATTCTTCAGGTTGCATCACTTTCTGCCCGCATCTTTTGCTCTTAAATATCCCCGCCGGAGGCTCCCACCCCTGCAACCACAGCCGAACGCCCATAAAAACAAGCCCTGCCGCGCGGTTTGCGCCGGTCAAAGACCGGCCCCACCGCTTGCCGGAGGCGGCGCGGCCTGGGCAGCTCATGATGCAGCCTCACGCCCGCGCCGCGCTGAAAAACCGGCGCCTGCCGCGAATCAGTTACCCGCCTCGATCGCCCGCCAGCGCGCCACATTGGCGTTATGCTCGGCCAGCGTCGTGGCAAAGGCATGGCCCCCCGTGCCATCGGCGACAAAAAAGATATAGGGCGTTTCATCGGGGTTGGCGGCGGCGGCAATCGCCGCGCGGCCGGGGTTGGCAATGGGTGTTGGCGGCAGTCCATCGATGACATAGGTGTTATAGGGTGTGGCGCGGTCCAGCTCGCTGCGCCGCAGCCCACGGCCCAGGGTCTCGCGCCCCAGGGTAATGCCATAAATCACCGTCGGGTCGGTTTGCAGGCGCATTCCCTGGCGCAGACGGTTCACAAACACGCTGGCCACCTGCCCGCGCTCGCTGGCCACGCCGGTTTCCTTTTCCACGATACTGGCCAGAATCAGCAAATCTTCCGGGGTCTCAATCGGCAGATCGGGGTCGCGCCCCTCCCAGGCCGCCGCCAGAATCGCCGCCTGTGCGGCCATCATATCGGCCACCAGTGCGGCGCGGTCCGCGCCTTTGGCCACGTCATAGGTATCGGGGGCAAGGCTGCCCTCGGGCGGCAATTCCGGGCGGCGCCCGCTCAGGAAGGGCACCTGCGCCATCCGCTCAACCGCCTCGAAACTGGTCACGCCTTCGGGCAGGGACAGCCGGTAGCTCACGCTGCTTTCCGCCCCCGCCAGAATGCCCGCCGCCTGCACCTCATCCTCAACCAGCGCATAGGTGCCATCCAGGCGCTGCTCAACACGGGCATCCATGTCCTCGTTCAGCACAAGGGTCACGCGATAGTCGGAAAAGCTCTGTGCGGGTGATGCGATGACATCCAGCACCGCATCCATGCTGGCACGGGCCGGAATGATATGCGCCCCGAATTTATGGGTGCTGCGCCGGTCGGTATAGCGCGCGCCAATCCGAAACACGATCGCGCTGGAGATGATCCCCTCGGCCTGCAACCTGTCCCCGACCGAGGCGATGCTCTCACCGGATTCGATGATGAATTCCACATCCTCGGCCAGCGGCCCCTCGGCATAGAACGCATCCTTGCCCCAGTTGATTGTCAGGCCAAGCGCCACCAGCGCCACAATGATGATCAGCAGCGCATTGGCGGCCAGCGAGCGTCCCATACCCTAGATCCGTTTCAAGACAAGGCTGGCATTCGTGCCGCCAAACCCGAAGGAATTGGACAGGGCCAGGTCGATTTTCCGCTTCACTGCGGCATTGGGCGCAAGGTCCAGCCGGGTTTCGACATCCAGATTGTCAAGGTTGATGGTGGGCGGCGCAATCTGGTCGCGCAGCGCAAGAATCGAGAAGATCGCCTCGACAGCCCCCGCCGCCCCCAGCAAATGCCCGATAGAGGATTTTGTTGAACTCATCGTCGCCCTGCTGTCTGGCCCCAACAGCCGCTCTACCGCGCCAAGCTCGATCGTGTCGGCCATTGTCGAGGTGCCATGCGCATTCACATAATCAATATCGCCGGGCGCAACCCCCGCGCGTTTCAGCGCGGCGGTCATCGAGCGAAAGCCGCCATCGCCATCGGCGGCAGGCGCGGTAATGTGATAGGCGTCACCCGACAGGCCATAGCCCACAACCTCGGCATAAATCGTTGCCCCGCGTGCGCGCGCATGTTCATATTCCTCCAGCACGACCACGCCGGCCCCTTCGCCCATCACGAAACCGTCGCGGTCACGGTCATAGGGGCGCGAGGCTTTTTTCGGGTCATCGGCGCGTGCGGTCGACAGCGCCTTGCAGGCGTTGAACCCGGCAATGCCGATCTCGCAGATCGGGCTTTCGGCACCACCGGCAATCATCACATCGGCATCATCCAGCATGATCAGCCGCGCCGCATCGCCAATGGCATGGGCGCCGGTCGAGCAGGCCGTGACCACCGCGTGATTCGGCCCTTTATAGCCGTAGCGGATGGAAACCTGCCCCGAGCAAAGGTTGATCAGCGCACCGGGAATGAAGAAGGGCGACACGCGCCGTGGCCCGCGTTCCTTCAGCGTGACAGCGGTTTCGGCAATCGAGTTCAGCCCGCCAATGCCCGAGCCGATCATCACGCCCGTGCGGCATTTCTGCTCTTCGGTCGTCGCCTCATAGCCGGAATGCGCAATCGCCTGATCGGCGGCGCACATGGCATACAGAATGAACGGGTCCACCTTGCGCTGTTCTTTCGGCTCCATCCAGTCATCGGGGTTGAAACTGCCATTGCTGCCATCGCCGCGCGGAATCTCGCAGGCGTAACCGGTGCCAAGATGGCTTGCATCGAATTTTTGAATGGTGCCCGCACCGGATTCGCCCGCCAAAAGCCGGGTCCAGGTTTCTTCCAGCCCGCAGGCCAAGGGGGAAAGCATCCCCATTCCGGTTACCACCACACGACGCATAAATCCCCCGTCATTCACACTTTTTTCTTTAGATACACGCTGCGCGGGGCGCGTGCAATAAGTGGGGGGCGGGGCGCGCAGGCAACCGCCTGCCGCGTTTAACACTTGTTTAGAAATTGGCTGCTAGCTTTGGCGGCATATTTTAGGCTGTGGGAAGGGTTGGTTAAATGGTTTGGCGACATGTGTTTGCCGTGTTCTGGTTGGTCTGCCTGCCCTTCGGCGCCTGGGCGCAATCCTCACCTTGCGAACAGCAATCGCCCTGCACGGGGGGAAACGCGGGCGCAGACATTGGCGCGGAAACGGGGCTGCGCGGCTGGGGTTTTGCGCAAGCGGCCACGGTCACACCGGTGCAGAATTACGTCGCCCCCGCCCCCAAAGCCGTGCTGACGCTCAACATCACCTGGGTTCTTGGCCTGCTCATCCTGTCCTTTGCGATGCTGATTTTCGTCTATGGCAGGCGCGAAAGGCGCAACCGCCGGCGCGCGCGGCGCCACTATTGCCAAACCCATGTGACCGTCAAAATCGACGACAATGAAAGCCTGACAACCATTGTCGATATCAGCCAGGTCGGGGCGCGGCTGGTTGTGCTGCCCGAGCTGGTCAAACACACGCCCGTCACGCTGCGCTTCGATGCGCTTTCCATCAGCGGCAAGGTTATATGGGCAAACGAGCATTTCGCCGCCATCGACTTTGAAAAATCGCTGAGCCGCGCGCAGGTGCGCCAGATTCTGCGCCAGCCGGTTCAGGGCCTGGTGCCGTTCGGCACAAAAAAAGGCAGCGCCCGTGCGGGCACCGCCTTTTCAAAACACGGCTGAAACGGGTTCAGGAGTTTTCGGTCACGTATTTGACGGCATCGCCGAAAGACTGGATGGTCTCGGCGGCTTCGTCGGGAATTTCGATACCGAATTCTTCTTCGAACGCCATCACCAGTTCAACGGTGTCAAGGCTGTCAGCGCCCAGATCGTCGATGAACGACGCATTCTCAGTCACCTTGTCGGCGTCAACGCTCAGATGCTCGATGACGATCTTTTTAATGCGATCTGCAATGTCGCTCATGTTAATTCCTCATTATCTTTGGGCAGCGCCCATGTGTTTAAGTTCAGCCAGTGTCACGGTCAGTTCGCCGATCCGTGGCCAAACCCGGTTGTCCGCAGCGCCTATAGCACAAGGAACCCTTTTGGCAAATGCTTTGTCAAGCATCGCGTGCGCCTAGAACATGGCCATGCCGCCGTTCACATGCAAGGTTTGCCCTGTAACATAACCCGCTTCGGGGGATGCAAGGTAAAGCGTGGCGGCGGCAATTTCTTCGGCCGTGCCCATGCGCCCGGCGGGAATGCCGGCCATCAGCTTGGCTTTTTGCTCGTCATTCAGCTTGTCGGTCATGGCGGTGGTAATGAAGCCCGGCGCCACGCAATTCACGGTAATGCCACGGCTCGCCACCTCTTGCGCAAGCGATTTGCTCATGCCGATCACGCCCGCTTTGGACGCGGCGTAATTCACCTGACCGGGGTTGCCGGTGACACCCACAATGGAGGAAATATTCACAATCCGCCCCCAGCGCGCCTTCATCATGCCGCGCAAAACGCCCCGGCACAGCCGCATGGTCGAGGTCAGGTTCACGTTGATCACCTGGTCCCATTCCTCATCCGACATGCGCATGAAGATATTGTCGCGCGTCACACCGGCATTGTTCACCAGAATGTCCAAGCCGCCCATCGCCTCGGCGGCGGCTTTGGGCAGGGCCTCCACCTCGGCCGAATCGCCAAGGTTGCAGGTGATTACATGCGCACCCTCGCCAAGCTCGGCGGCCAGCGCCTCCAGCGGGTCGCGCCGCGTGCCCGACAGGGCCACCTTGGCACCCGATGCGTGCAACTGGCGCGCAATCGCCCCGCCAATCCCGCCCGAAGCCCCGGTCACCAGCGCCGACTTCCCACTCAGATCAAACATATCGCACCTCAAAATCCTGCTTTCCCCCTGCATAACAGCCCTTGGCCCGCCCTGCCATATGAAAGCCGGGCGAACAGCACCGCCACCATGACTTTTTGCCCCATTTGTGGTAAATTCCGGCCCGTTCCCACAGTTCTGAGGTGAAGCATGAAGATTTCGACCTCGATCAAAAAGCCGACAACCAAGCATTACAACATCAAGGGCAAAGACCTCGATACGCTGTTCGCCAATCTTGAGGCCCGCGCCTTCTGGGGCCGTTTCGTGGCCAACGAGGCGGTCAACTGGGGCAATAAGGACCCGGTTGAAAAGGTCACCATCTCCGCCAAACCGGTGATCTTCATGCCCAAATGGACAGAGTATTCAAAGGCCGACAAAGACGCCAAAACCCGGTTCGACAAAATGTATAAGGCTTTGGCAAAGCACGAGAACAACCATTATTACCACCTGCTGGAACAGGTGGCGATTTTCGTTGCCCGCCTGGACGGGATGGAAACATTATCGGCCAAAGACGCCAAGGCCGAGTGGAAGACCTTTCTGGCCGACCACAGCAAGGCGCAGAAGAAATATGACGATGTCACCAATCACGGCATCAAGGAGGGTGTGGAGCTTTAGCCCTTCAGCGCGGCAATATCCTCGGGCGTGCCAATGGCGCGGCAGGTGGCCTCTTTTTCAATGCGCCGGATCATGCCCGACAGCGCCTTACCGGCGCCGATTTCCCAAAATTCACCCACGCCCGCGCCAAGCATCATCATGACGGATTCGCGCCAGCGCACCGAACCTGTGACCTGCGCGACCAGCAATGCACGAATGCTGTCGGGGTCGCGCACGGGCTCGGCGCGCACATTGGCCACCAGCGGCACGGCAGGGGCATTCACGGTGACATCTGCCAAAGCCGCCTGCATCGCCGTGGCCGCCGGACCCATCAGCGCGCAATGGAAAGGGGCGGATACCGGCAGCAGCAGCGCGCGCTTGGCGCCTTTTTCGCGGGCAATCTCTACGGCACGCTCCACGGCCTCGCGATGGCCGGAAACCACCACCTGCCCGGGGTCGTTGTCATTGGCGGCCTGGCACACCTGCCCCTGCGCGGCCTCGGCGGCCACCTCGGCTGCGGCGGCAAAATCCAGCCCCAGAAGGGCGGCCATCGCCCCCACGCCCACCGGCACGGCCTCTTGCATGGCGCGGCCACGAATGCGCAACAGCCTTGCGGTATCGGCCAGAGACAGCGCGCCAGCCGCGCACAGGGCCGAATATTCGCCCAGCGAATGCCCGGCCACATAGCTTGCATCATCAATGCCAAAACCTTCGGCCTGAAGCGCGCGCATCGCGGCAATCGAGGTGGCCATCAGCGCGGGCTGGGCGTTTTCGGTCAGCGTGAGGTCGGCAATATCGCCGCCCCAGATCAGCCCCGAAAGATCCTGGCCCAAAGCGGCATCGACCTCGTCGAACACGGCCTTGGCGGCGGGAAAGGCCTCGGCCAGGGCCTTGCCCATGCCAATCGCCTGCGCCCCCTGCCCCGGAAATACGAATGCGCGCATGATCTACCTCAAATGTTGGGCGTTCAGTCTGCCGGGCGGCAGCTTACCGTGCCTTGCAGCGTGGGAATGGTGCGGCCAAGCGCGTCACGCTCCAGAATTTCGTTCAGGTTGAACGGGTTATAGGTGGTATTGCTGCAGGTTTCATCCAGCGTCCTGTCCCAGATCGGCACAAGATTGGCGAAGCTTTGCCCGGCAATCCCGGTAATTTTCACGGTAAAGCGCCGCTCTTCATCGGGGATGGGCTGCACATCGACCTGCGGCTCCAGCGGTGTCGAAACATCTGCCACCGGGTCGGTGGCGGCCAGACATCCGGCCAGTAGCATCGGCAAGAAAATCAACCCACGCGCAATATTCATCACTTAACCTCTATCAGTGCCCGGCGGTCGGGCGGTTTGGGGGCCAGAATGTGCCAACCCTGCTGGGCGGGCAAAATAACAGCGAAATCCCCGAATCCAAGCCCTATCCATGATTTTCACGGGATTTTGCGCGAATTCGCACCAGCACTTGCTTGCAATTGCCCCGCGCATGGGTATAACGCGCCATTGCCCGGTAAAACCTCACCGCGTCGCCTCTCGTTCCCAGACCGCCGGGCATTGGTCTGCTAGTGAAGCGCGCTTGCAAATGTTAGGATATGCGCATGGCTCTCTATGAGCACGTATTTATTTCTCGGCAGGATCTGTCGAGCGCCCAGGCGGAAGGCCTGGTTGAGCATTTCACCGCCATCCTGAAAGACAATGGCGGCAATGTTCTGGAAAACGAATATTGGGGCCTCAAGACAATGGCCTACAAGATCAACAAGAACCGCAAGGGCCATTACGTTTTCATGAAATCGGACGCGCCCAGCGCCGCCGTTCAGGAAATGGAACGTCTGATGCGCCTGCATGATGATGTGATGCGGATCATGACGATCAAGGTCGATGCCCATGAAGACGGCCCCTCGGCCGTTGTTCAGGCAAAGAATTCCCGTGACGACCGTGGGCCGCGCCGCCCGCGCCGTGAATTTTAAGGAGGGCTTGGAACATGGCTAACAAACCGTTTTTCCGCCGCCGGAAATCTTGCCCGTTCTCCAGCGCCGATGCGCCGAAGATCGACTATAAAGACGTGAAACTGCTGCAGCGCTACATTTCCGAGCGCGGCAAGATCGTCCCCGCCCGCATTACCGCCGTGTCGGCGAAAAAGCAGCGTGAGCTGGCCCGCGCGATCAAGCGCGCCCGCTTCCTCGCCCTGCTGCCCTATGCCGTGAAATAAGGAGAATAAAATGCAAGTTGTTCTTCTTGAACGCGTTGCGAAACTTGGCCAGATGGGCGACGTTGTGAACGTCAAACAGGGCTATGCACGCAACTATCTGCTGCCCCAGGGCAAGGCCCTGCGCGCCAATGATGCGAATCTGAAACAGTTCGAAACCCAGCGCGCCCAGCTTGAGGCCCGCAACCTTGAAGCCCGCAAAGAGGCCGAAGCCGTTGGCGAAAAGCTCGACGGTCAGGTGTTTGTGGTCATCCGCTCGGCCTCCGATGCGGGGTCGCTTTACGGTTCTGTCACCGCGCGTGACGCCGCCGAAGTGGCGACGGCCGAAGGGTTTTCCATCAACCGCGGCCAGATCGTTCTGCACCGTCCGGTGAAAGAGCTTGGGATGCACACAATGTCGGTTGTTCTGCACCCCGAAGTGACCGTTGAGATCAACATCAACGTAGCACGTTCGGCCGAGGAAGCCGAATTGCAGGCCTCGGGCAAGTCGATCCAGGATCTGCGCGCCGAAGCCGATGCCGCCGCCGATTATGACATCGCCGAATTGTTCGACGATGTGGGCGCAGCCGCCAAGGACGAAGACGGCGCCCCCATCGCGGATGACCGCGACGCATAAGCCGGTTTCGCACCGAACAACGGGGGCCGGGTTTTCCGGCCCCTTTTTTGTGCCCGGCGTCCATATTCTGCGACTGGGCGCAAACTTATCCCCGCTATCCCCGCGTTGAAGACATATCCACAATGACCTGCCGCGCGGAATCCGCTATAAGGCGCAAAACCAGAAAACGGGCGAATACATGGCGGACGGCACGGCAAACCTGAATGCGGATGACTATATCCAGCCGCATAATATCGAGGCAGAACAGGCGCTTCTGGGCGCGCTTCTGGTCAATAACGAGGTTTATGACCGCGTCTCGGCCATCATCTCCGATTCGCATTTCTACGACCCGGTGCATGGCCGCATCTATGATATTGCCGCGCAGAAAATCCAGAAAAACACGCTGGCCTCGCCTGTCACGCTCAAGGCATTTCTGGAAAATGACGAGGGGCTGAAAGAGCTTGGCGGCCCCGCCTACCTTGCCCGGCTTGCCGGTTCGGCCATTTCGCTTTTTGCCGCGCGCGATTATGCGCAGCTGATTTACGATCTGGCCATTCGCCGCCAACTCATTGAAATCGGGCGCGAAATTTCGGCCAAGGCGGCCTCGGTCGAGGTGGATAGCGAGCCCGCCGCGCAGATTGTCGAGGCTGAACAGGCGCTTTACCAGCTTGGCGAAAAGGGCCAGGCGGAACGTGGCTTTCAGTCTTTCCTGCGCTCGGTCTCCGATGCGGTGGCCATTGCCAACCAGGCCTATCAGCATGGCGGCGGGCTGTCGGGCATTTCCACCGGGCTGAAGGATCTGGACAACCGGCTGGGCGGTTTGCACCCGTCCGATCTGCTCATTCTTGCCGGTCGCCCCTCGATGGGCAAAACCGCGCTTGTCACCAATATCGCCTTCAACGTGGCCAAGGCCCATAAGCGCGGCATAAAGACCGATGGCAGCGAAGGCACAATCGATGGGGGCGTTGTCGGGTTTTTCAGCCTTGAGATGTCGTCCGACCAGCTGGCCACGCGCATCCTTTCGGAAGCCAGCCGCGTGCCCAGCGAAAACCTGCGCCGGGGCAACCTGACGGAAGAAGAATTCCGCCGCTTCGTGGAAGCCGCCAAGGAGCTGGAGCGTTGCCCGCTGTATATTGACGACACGCCGGCCTTGCCGATCAACGCCGTTCATGCCCGCGCGCGGCGGCTCAAGCGCCAGCACGGGCTGGATTTGCTGATCGTCGACTATTTGCAGCTTTTGCGCCCCGCTTCGGCCAAGGACAGCCGCGTGAACGAGGTGTCTGAAATTACCCAGGGGCTGAAGGCGATTGCCAAGGAACTTGATATTCCGGTCATCGCGCTTTCCCAGCTTTCGCGCCAGGTGGAAAACCGCGAGGACAAGCGCCCGCAGCTTTCGGATTTGCGCGAATCCGGCTCGATCGAGCAAGACGCCGATTCGGTGATGTTCGTGTTTCGCGAGGAATATTACCGCGAGCGCGAAAAGCCCGGCGATGACAATGTCGAGGCCATGATGAAATGGCAGGATGACATGAGCCGCCTGCATGGCAAGGCCGAGGTGATCATCGGCAAGCAGCGCCACGGGCCGATTGGCACGGTTGAATTGTCGTTTGAAGGCCAGTTCACCAAATTCGGCAACCTTGCCAAGCCGCATCAGGTTTCCGGCGATTGGTGACAATCGCGCAAGGGCGCGTTAAGCCTGCACCATGAACCCGGTTCTGACCATTGATCTGAACGCGATCTGCGCCAATTGGCGTAGCCTTGACCAGGCCAGCCGCGCCGAATGCGGCGCCGTGGTCAAGGCCAATGCCTATGGGCTGGGGGCCGCACAGGTGGCCCGCGCGCTGGCCACCGAAGGCGCGCGCAAGTTTTTCGTGGTGCTGGCCAGCGAGGCGGCCGCGCTGCGCCCGCATCTGCCGGAAAATGCCGAAATTTGGGTGTTTTCCGGCTATATGCCGGGCGATGCGGCCGATTTCAAGGCCAGCGGCGCGCGGCCCCTGCTGAACAGCCCCGCGCAACTGGCCGCCTTTCGCAAAGACTTCCCCGATGCGCCCTATGGGCTGGATATTGACAGCGGCATGGCGCGGCTGGGGTTCGAGCCTGCGGCACTGGCCAGCCTTGCCTTTGCCAGCCCGCCGCTGCGCCCGGCTTTGCTGACCAGCCATCTGGCCTGCGCCGATACGCCCGGCCATGCCATGAATGCCACGCAGCTTGCGAGTTTCTCGCTGCTCACCGCCGCCATGCCGATGGTGCCAAAATCGCTGGCCGCCAGCGCCGGTATCGCGCTTGGTGCGGCCTTTCATTTTGATGTGCTGCGCCCCGGCATTGCGCTATATACCGGCGATTTTGCGGGCGGCACCCTGCCTGTGCAGGCAGAATTGCCGATTATCCAGACGCGCCAGCTTTTACCCGGCCAGCCGGTTGGCTATGGGGCCATATGGGCCG
This genomic window contains:
- a CDS encoding DNA-packaging protein, with product MRFLDGLSPNALLALPWLFEFWAVAGHQLPPQGKWSSWVILGGRGAGKTRAGAEWVRAQVEGATPTARGTCRRIALVAETLEQAREVMVFGESGLLACCPPDRRPQWIASRQILQWPNGAEAQIYSANSPERLRGPQFDAAWCDELAKWKKGVEAWDMLKLALRLGDYPRAVVTTTPRNRPVLTQLLAAPSTVVSRAPTSANRMNLAKVFLEEVSARYANTRLARQELEGELLVDEPGALWRHGDIEAAHAAPAFKPDRIVVAVDPPVTGHAGSDECGIIVAGVQMDGPPQTWRGIVLEDASIEGASPQAWAKAAVEAFHRHKADRLIAEVNQGGDLVEQMLRQIDPSLPYRAVRASRGKVARAEPVAALYEQGRMVHRGLLSRLEGQMVQMCQQGFTGQGSPDRVDALVWAINELILAPSDSFRCARVRSL
- the mltG gene encoding endolytic transglycosylase MltG; the protein is MGRSLAANALLIIIVALVALGLTINWGKDAFYAEGPLAEDVEFIIESGESIASVGDRLQAEGIISSAIVFRIGARYTDRRSTHKFGAHIIPARASMDAVLDVIASPAQSFSDYRVTLVLNEDMDARVEQRLDGTYALVEDEVQAAGILAGAESSVSYRLSLPEGVTSFEAVERMAQVPFLSGRRPELPPEGSLAPDTYDVAKGADRAALVADMMAAQAAILAAAWEGRDPDLPIETPEDLLILASIVEKETGVASERGQVASVFVNRLRQGMRLQTDPTVIYGITLGRETLGRGLRRSELDRATPYNTYVIDGLPPTPIANPGRAAIAAAANPDETPYIFFVADGTGGHAFATTLAEHNANVARWRAIEAGN
- the fabF gene encoding beta-ketoacyl-ACP synthase II, which gives rise to MRRVVVTGMGMLSPLACGLEETWTRLLAGESGAGTIQKFDASHLGTGYACEIPRGDGSNGSFNPDDWMEPKEQRKVDPFILYAMCAADQAIAHSGYEATTEEQKCRTGVMIGSGIGGLNSIAETAVTLKERGPRRVSPFFIPGALINLCSGQVSIRYGYKGPNHAVVTACSTGAHAIGDAARLIMLDDADVMIAGGAESPICEIGIAGFNACKALSTARADDPKKASRPYDRDRDGFVMGEGAGVVVLEEYEHARARGATIYAEVVGYGLSGDAYHITAPAADGDGGFRSMTAALKRAGVAPGDIDYVNAHGTSTMADTIELGAVERLLGPDSRATMSSTKSSIGHLLGAAGAVEAIFSILALRDQIAPPTINLDNLDVETRLDLAPNAAVKRKIDLALSNSFGFGGTNASLVLKRI
- a CDS encoding PilZ domain-containing protein; the protein is MVWRHVFAVFWLVCLPFGAWAQSSPCEQQSPCTGGNAGADIGAETGLRGWGFAQAATVTPVQNYVAPAPKAVLTLNITWVLGLLILSFAMLIFVYGRRERRNRRRARRHYCQTHVTVKIDDNESLTTIVDISQVGARLVVLPELVKHTPVTLRFDALSISGKVIWANEHFAAIDFEKSLSRAQVRQILRQPVQGLVPFGTKKGSARAGTAFSKHG
- a CDS encoding acyl carrier protein, with the translated sequence MSDIADRIKKIVIEHLSVDADKVTENASFIDDLGADSLDTVELVMAFEEEFGIEIPDEAAETIQSFGDAVKYVTENS
- the fabG gene encoding 3-oxoacyl-ACP reductase FabG, translated to MFDLSGKSALVTGASGGIGGAIARQLHASGAKVALSGTRRDPLEALAAELGEGAHVITCNLGDSAEVEALPKAAAEAMGGLDILVNNAGVTRDNIFMRMSDEEWDQVINVNLTSTMRLCRGVLRGMMKARWGRIVNISSIVGVTGNPGQVNYAASKAGVIGMSKSLAQEVASRGITVNCVAPGFITTAMTDKLNDEQKAKLMAGIPAGRMGTAEEIAAATLYLASPEAGYVTGQTLHVNGGMAMF
- a CDS encoding DUF922 domain-containing protein gives rise to the protein MKISTSIKKPTTKHYNIKGKDLDTLFANLEARAFWGRFVANEAVNWGNKDPVEKVTISAKPVIFMPKWTEYSKADKDAKTRFDKMYKALAKHENNHYYHLLEQVAIFVARLDGMETLSAKDAKAEWKTFLADHSKAQKKYDDVTNHGIKEGVEL
- the fabD gene encoding ACP S-malonyltransferase, whose amino-acid sequence is MRAFVFPGQGAQAIGMGKALAEAFPAAKAVFDEVDAALGQDLSGLIWGGDIADLTLTENAQPALMATSIAAMRALQAEGFGIDDASYVAGHSLGEYSALCAAGALSLADTARLLRIRGRAMQEAVPVGVGAMAALLGLDFAAAAEVAAEAAQGQVCQAANDNDPGQVVVSGHREAVERAVEIAREKGAKRALLLPVSAPFHCALMGPAATAMQAALADVTVNAPAVPLVANVRAEPVRDPDSIRALLVAQVTGSVRWRESVMMMLGAGVGEFWEIGAGKALSGMIRRIEKEATCRAIGTPEDIAALKG
- the rpsF gene encoding 30S ribosomal protein S6 translates to MALYEHVFISRQDLSSAQAEGLVEHFTAILKDNGGNVLENEYWGLKTMAYKINKNRKGHYVFMKSDAPSAAVQEMERLMRLHDDVMRIMTIKVDAHEDGPSAVVQAKNSRDDRGPRRPRREF
- the rpsR gene encoding 30S ribosomal protein S18 — encoded protein: MANKPFFRRRKSCPFSSADAPKIDYKDVKLLQRYISERGKIVPARITAVSAKKQRELARAIKRARFLALLPYAVK
- the rplI gene encoding 50S ribosomal protein L9, which gives rise to MQVVLLERVAKLGQMGDVVNVKQGYARNYLLPQGKALRANDANLKQFETQRAQLEARNLEARKEAEAVGEKLDGQVFVVIRSASDAGSLYGSVTARDAAEVATAEGFSINRGQIVLHRPVKELGMHTMSVVLHPEVTVEININVARSAEEAELQASGKSIQDLRAEADAAADYDIAELFDDVGAAAKDEDGAPIADDRDA